A single window of Nicotiana sylvestris chromosome 5, ASM39365v2, whole genome shotgun sequence DNA harbors:
- the LOC104211681 gene encoding alkane hydroxylase MAH1-like, with protein MAIIGLGYIEIFLAILCFFLFHGLKDTKGYPRNWPIFGMLPGTLYYMQEIHERVTMTMRRSGGTFLFKGPIFAKLDMLATVDPANVHYIMSENFMNFPKGPKFREIFDVLGDGIFNADLDLWKIQRKTARALITHQQFYKFLVKTSREKVEKGLIPVLNHVCHKGVIVDLQDLFQRFTFDTTCILVTGYDPGCVSIDFPDVPFSKAMDDAEEVILVRHVMPEAIWRLQKWLGIGEEKKLIKAWEIMDNVIGNYISKKRDKLLKMEPELKLEDEGFDLLTFYLKEGQYMGVNCDDKFLRDTILNLMIAGRDTTSSALTWFIWLVTQNPQVEKKLREEINSVIPKEEVGNWRLFNVHELNKLVYLHGALCDSLRLYPPVPFQHKEPLQEDMLPSGHKVHPKLKILFSLYAMGRMESIWGKDCLEFKPERWISERGTIKHEPSYKFLAFNAGPRTCLGKEVAFNQMKAVAATIIHNYQVQVVEGHPIKPNTSIILYMRHGFKVRISRRLP; from the coding sequence ATGGCAATAATAGGGTTAGGTTACATTGAAATTTTCTTAGCAATACTATGCTTTTTCTTGTTTCATGGGTTAAAAGATACAAAGGGATATCCAAGAAATTGGCCAATTTTTGGTATGTTACCAGGCACCCTTTATTACATGCAAGAAATTCATGAAAGGGTAACTATGACTATGAGGAGATCAGGTGGCACTTTTTTATTCAAAGGTCCAATATTTGCAAAACTGGACATGTTAGCCACAGTTGATCCAGCAAATGTGCACTACATCATGAGTGAAAATTTCATGAATTTCCCAAAAGGGCCAAAGTTTAGGGAGATTTTCGACGTTTTAGGAGATGGGATTTTCAACGCGGACTTGGATTTATGGAAGATTCAAAGGAAGACGGCTCGTGCTTTGATCACTCACCAACAATTTTACAAGTTTTTGGTAAAGACTAGTCGCGAGAAGGTTGAAAAAGGGCTGATTCCAGTTCTTAATCATGTTTGTCACAAGGGTGTAATAGTGGATTTACAAGATTTATTTCAAAGGTTTACTTTTGACACTACTTGTATATTGGTTACTGGATATGATCCTGGTTGTGTATCTATTGATTTTCCTGATGTTCCTTTCTCAAAAGCAATGGATGATGCTGAAGAAGTAATTCTTGTTCGACATGTCATGCCTGAGGCTATTTGGAGGCTACAAAAATGGCTTGGAATTGGAGAAGAAAAGAAGTTGATTAAAGCTTGGGAAATTATGGACAATGTTATAGGCAACTATATATCCAAAAAACGCGATAAGTTGTTGAAAATGGAACCTGAGTTAAAATTAGAAGACGAGGGGTTTGATCTTCTGACCTTTTATCTCAAGGAAGGTCAGTATATGGGAGTGAATTGTGATGATAAGTTCTTGAGAGACACCATCTTGAACCTAATGATAGCGGGGCGTGACACGACTAGTTCAGCTCTCACATGGTTCATTTGGCTTGTTACACAAAATCCACAAGTTGAAAAGAAACTAAGGGAAGAAATCAATTCAGTTATTCCCAAAGAAGAAGTTGGAAATTGGAGGCTCTTTAATGTTCATGAGTTGAACAAGTTGGTTTACCTACATGGTGCATTATGTGATTCGTTAAGGCTATATCCACCAGTTCCATTCCAGCACAAAGAGCCGCTTCAAGAAGACATGCTTCCAAGTGGTCACAAAGTTCATCCAAAGTTGAAGATTTTGTTTTCCTTGTACGCGATGGGGAGGATGGAATCAATTTGGGGTAAAGATTGTTTAGAATTCAAGCCGGAGAGGTGGATTTCCGAGCGAGGAACTATTAAGCATGAACCTTCATATAAGTTTTTGGCTTTTAATGCTGGACCAAGAACTTGCTTAGGGAAAGAAGTGGCTTTCAATCAAATGAAGGCTGTGGCTGCTACTATCATCCATAATTACCAAGTTCAAGTAGTAGAAGGACACCCTATTAAACCTAATACTTCTATTATTCTCTATATGAGACATGGTTTTAAAGTTAGGATTAGTAGGAGATTGCCTTAG
- the LOC138869410 gene encoding uncharacterized protein: MAERRNRKKEQVHPKKNKGSTKAMVAAWGESSDEDSEDEDGDEKALMAIEESDEESEVSIIHLKDKIKFLSKKRLSELLLDFIDEFEDLNNEKEQLSKECVILKAKCKNLELRASERDSKNTELKNQVHELDTTVLELRSENLKLKLETGKKKVDHTHLTLEENVGKMKDELYKRDEQIRVIKEDLSKIKHELDITCKWNRSSDALSWLQEHHSSNKRELGYGTPAPKWDPKSKYITLLENKICTHCGKIGHYKKNELTCLSVLDNDPLLWHKRLGHASPSQLNKLVSKDLVIGLPNIKFQEDKVCEACARGKQLTFLSERQEHEDEAIGLVKGLNEVTAQAEAAPDKGTGDGTGSSIQGNLIGGTEQRRTESNSQVEPVHEPVPQQQNMGDILNRSQLVVRPYKYRSYHPIENIITDPTSGIKTRSQLKNMCAFDAFISLIEPKNVAEAMQDVDWVNAMQDELNQFERSQVWHLVPRPKDKSVIGTK; the protein is encoded by the exons ATGGCTGAACGaagaaacaggaagaaggaacaagttcatcccaagaagaacaaaggatcaacaaaggctatggttgctgcttggggagagagctcagatgaggattcagaagatgaagatggagatgaaaaaGCACTTATGGCAATTGAAGAATCCGATGAGGAATCTGAGGTAagtataattcatctcaaagacaagattaaatttttatcTAAAAAAAGGCTGTCTGAGTTACTCctggatttcattgatgaattTGAGGATCTAAACAATGAAAAAGAGCAGTTGTCTAAGGAGtgtgtgattttgaaagctaagtgcaaaaatctagaacttagggctagtgaaagagatagtaaaaatactgagttaaagaaccaggttcatgaACTTGACACCACTGTCCTAGAGCTAAGatctgaaaatctaaaattgaaattagaaacaggtaaaaagaaagttgatcacacacacctcactttagaagaaaatgtaggaaaaatgaaagatgagttgtacaaaagagatgagcaAATAAGAGTCATAAAGGAGGATCTGAGCAAGATCAAGCATGAGCTAGATATTACTTGTAAATGGAACAGGTCCtccgatgcactttcatggctacaagaacaccatagtagcaataagagagaacttggctacgggacccctgcacctaagtgggatcccaaaagcaagtacatcactCTTCTTGAGAACAAAATCTGTACACACTGTGGAAAGATTGGTCACTATAAAA aaaatgaactcacttgcttaagtgtgttggataatgacCCTCTTctttggcacaaaagacttggacatgcaagtccaagtcaactcaacaaattagtctccaaggacctggtgataggtctgcctaacatcaagtttcaggaagacaaagtttgtgaggcttgtgcaagggggaaacAG CTAACATTTTTGTCTGAGAGAcaagaacatgaagatgaagctattgggctggtaaaaggTTTAAATGAAGTCACAGCCCAAGCTGAAGCTGCACCAGAtaaaggaacaggtgatggaacaggttcttccatccagggtaacctgatagggggaactgaacaaagaagaactGAATCTAATTCCCAAGTGGAACCTGTTCATgagcctgttcctcagcaacagaacatgggagataTATTAAACAGAAGCCAGCTGGTTGTGAGACCCTACAAGTATCGAAGTTATCATCCCATTGAGAAtataattactgatccaacttctggaatcaaaactagatctcaattaaagaatatgtgtgcttttgatgctttcatatctcttattgaacctaaaaatgttgctgAGGCTATGCAGGATGTAgactgggtaaatgcaatgcaagatgaactcaatcagtttgaaaggagtcaagtttggcatctggttccaagacccaaggacaaatcagtaattggcactaaatga